A single region of the bacterium genome encodes:
- the rsmH gene encoding 16S rRNA (cytosine(1402)-N(4))-methyltransferase RsmH has translation MPDYHIPVLLQSCIDFLQIRPDGFYVDGTLGGGGHSAFILQQNDSCRLFAFDMDRDAIKAAGIRLAEYGDRATLINDNFRHVRSALAARGITQINGILLDLGVSSHQLDWSDKGFSYRFEAPLTMAMADDAAFTARDVVNGYSEQELARIFFHYGEEQQSRRIARTIVQQRTTAPLQTTKDLADLIRRIIPERHANKTLSRIFQAIRIEVNDELNNLRQALADATAILATGGRIVVMSYHSLEDRIVKDFFRDEAMDKILNTHYPELSEPKTPRLKVITKKPYEATDEEIQQNPRARSVKLRVAERI, from the coding sequence ATGCCGGATTATCACATACCTGTTCTTTTACAATCCTGTATTGATTTTCTTCAGATTCGTCCCGACGGGTTCTACGTTGACGGTACACTGGGCGGCGGAGGGCACAGCGCTTTTATTCTTCAGCAAAACGATTCCTGTCGTTTGTTCGCATTTGACATGGATCGCGATGCCATAAAAGCGGCGGGTATTCGCCTTGCGGAATACGGTGATCGCGCGACGCTCATCAATGATAATTTTCGTCATGTGCGTTCGGCGTTAGCGGCTCGGGGTATCACACAGATCAATGGCATCCTACTTGACCTTGGCGTTTCTTCGCATCAGCTGGATTGGTCCGACAAAGGATTCAGCTATCGGTTCGAAGCGCCGCTCACGATGGCTATGGCCGATGACGCCGCATTCACGGCACGTGACGTAGTCAACGGATATTCTGAACAAGAGCTCGCCCGTATTTTTTTTCATTACGGCGAAGAGCAGCAATCCCGGCGTATCGCGCGTACGATCGTACAACAGCGAACGACGGCCCCGCTTCAGACGACCAAAGATTTGGCAGACTTGATACGGCGCATCATACCGGAGCGTCACGCCAATAAAACGCTGTCACGCATTTTTCAGGCAATCCGTATCGAGGTCAATGACGAACTGAATAATCTGCGTCAGGCATTAGCCGATGCGACGGCGATACTTGCGACTGGCGGGCGTATCGTGGTGATGAGTTACCATTCATTAGAAGATCGTATCGTCAAAGATTTCTTCAGAGATGAAGCGATGGATAAAATACTCAATACGCACTACCCCGAACTGTCCGAACCCAAAACGCCGCGACTGAAAGTCATTACAAAAAAACCTTATGAAGCGACGGACGAAGAAATACAACAAAATCCGCGTGCGCGCAGTGTCAAACTGCGTGTGGCGGAGCGGATATAG
- the mraZ gene encoding division/cell wall cluster transcriptional repressor MraZ, translating into MPSFKGTYNHILDSKNRFNIPAKMRSAFVPEDKDTVILTRGFEQCIYMYPYSEWLRREDELRQLSNMDSDARKLVRLLMGFAQECELDKQGRVIIPQPLLSFAGIEKEIVIIGALERMEAWNPKQYDTAHNGFDLETTAAKFVKF; encoded by the coding sequence ATGCCTTCGTTTAAAGGCACGTACAACCACATATTGGATTCCAAAAACCGCTTCAACATTCCGGCGAAGATGCGCAGCGCGTTTGTTCCCGAGGATAAAGATACGGTGATCCTTACACGCGGGTTTGAACAGTGCATTTACATGTATCCATATTCGGAATGGTTGCGCCGTGAGGATGAGTTGCGTCAATTATCCAATATGGATTCCGACGCGCGAAAACTCGTTCGTTTGCTGATGGGTTTTGCACAAGAGTGCGAACTTGATAAACAAGGCCGTGTGATCATTCCCCAACCGCTACTTTCATTTGCAGGGATCGAAAAGGAAATCGTCATCATCGGCGCGCTCGAACGTATGGAAGCGTGGAATCCCAAACAGTATGATACGGCGCACAACGGGTTTGACCTCGAAACGACCGCCGCGAAATTTGTAAAGTTTTAA
- the ftsL gene encoding cell division protein FtsL — translation MSTYSGNIVGVDFSGRKKKTTETPVSPTERTKTEDRYARYSKAPVKSSARETETVRVETKPAVQETVASAAVEASNKKGITPLRMFLAFVVVAILMLVWVWMSVTVRQEMLMLEQLKDKQLEAQKANESLQAEITRLSNYERIAKIAKEQLKMKPATEKPGVIFLDTEKQKMLQDAEAKKYDP, via the coding sequence ATGTCAACATACAGTGGAAATATTGTCGGCGTGGATTTTTCCGGCCGAAAGAAAAAAACGACGGAAACACCGGTTTCGCCGACGGAGCGCACAAAAACGGAAGACCGTTACGCGCGGTATTCCAAAGCGCCGGTAAAATCATCTGCGCGTGAAACCGAAACCGTGCGCGTTGAAACCAAGCCGGCCGTACAAGAAACAGTAGCGTCGGCGGCGGTCGAGGCATCCAACAAAAAAGGTATCACACCGCTTCGGATGTTTCTCGCTTTCGTCGTAGTGGCTATACTCATGTTGGTGTGGGTATGGATGTCCGTGACGGTACGTCAGGAAATGCTCATGTTGGAACAACTCAAAGACAAACAGCTTGAGGCGCAAAAGGCTAATGAGAGTTTACAAGCCGAAATCACGCGGTTGTCCAATTATGAACGCATTGCCAAAATCGCCAAAGAGCAATTGAAAATGAAACCGGCAACAGAAAAACCAGGTGTGATTTTTTTAGATACAGAAAAACAAAAAATGCTTCAGGATGCCGAAGCAAAAAAATATGACCCCTAA